One window of the Natrinema sp. DC36 genome contains the following:
- a CDS encoding HNH endonuclease signature motif containing protein: MRRELADDYQAKFWGEHDKDEYECPDCGRNWSEAKQFDVHHIDGNVGNSDMENLIGLCRRCHLERHGYEPGKRRGHWSEEYLHEWRSNETPLKYLQ; this comes from the coding sequence ATGAGGAGAGAACTCGCGGACGACTATCAAGCGAAATTCTGGGGTGAACACGACAAAGACGAGTACGAGTGCCCGGATTGCGGCCGGAACTGGTCGGAAGCAAAGCAGTTCGATGTTCACCACATCGACGGAAACGTTGGCAACAGCGACATGGAGAACTTGATCGGCCTCTGTCGACGCTGCCACCTCGAGCGCCACGGCTACGAGCCGGGCAAGCGACGTGGGCACTGGTCCGAAGAGTACCTCCACGAGTGGCGGAGTAACGAAACGCCGCTGAAGTACCTCCAGTAA
- a CDS encoding site-specific integrase has product MHHKVRHSKEDALSQREFQMLLEGTQKMDYHEGLQARFIILVGGRLGLRKGEIAHMKAKWVNWRRSMIEIPVQEDCKMSKDRTGICGYCRQLAKQRVKHNPDMTLEDAEELAWIAKTEEAARDVPFGFSPQVSLVVERFFDEYEKFPYSASAISRRVKKAARLAEEIDPDDIYVHCLRATAATYHAARGLDVIPLQSLMGWAQVSTAHNYVQASGENTARALHFIHSQ; this is encoded by the coding sequence GTGCATCACAAAGTCCGCCACAGCAAGGAAGATGCATTGAGTCAACGTGAGTTCCAGATGCTCCTTGAGGGAACCCAGAAGATGGACTATCACGAGGGGCTCCAAGCAAGATTCATCATTCTCGTCGGGGGACGACTTGGCCTCCGAAAAGGGGAGATCGCCCACATGAAGGCGAAGTGGGTGAATTGGCGACGGAGCATGATCGAGATCCCGGTCCAAGAGGACTGCAAGATGTCTAAGGATAGGACCGGAATCTGTGGCTACTGTCGCCAGCTCGCGAAACAACGAGTCAAACACAACCCAGACATGACGCTCGAGGACGCCGAGGAACTCGCGTGGATCGCGAAGACCGAAGAAGCGGCCCGCGATGTCCCGTTCGGATTCTCACCGCAGGTTTCCCTCGTCGTTGAACGGTTCTTCGATGAGTACGAGAAGTTCCCGTACAGTGCGAGCGCGATCTCGCGCCGCGTGAAGAAAGCAGCAAGGTTGGCTGAGGAGATCGACCCAGACGATATCTACGTTCACTGCTTGCGTGCGACAGCAGCGACGTACCACGCGGCGAGAGGGCTGGATGTAATCCCGCTCCAGAGCCTCATGGGGTGGGCACAGGTCAGCACCGCTCACAACTACGTCCAGGCGAGCGGCGAGAACACGGCGCGAGCACTCCACTTCATCCACTCACAATGA
- a CDS encoding S8 family serine peptidase has product MTRHSRRQFLYSIGAGSVTLASLSPTTTPGITGWSPPDDAVIHSDDRPSWIVSVSGSDETEREDNLAALADWVSSGDDRESIDAREHTASGMATLIAPPGDIGVRNRERWLGEGLQSLSYIESIELNRTVSLADPLTPGTSSEWTSPGALESVLLSTFSEGVPEADGVAFDSDMEQDAMLAAREATAATSVDVTLPDTSTVTVAVGDTGVTDAAYLDDSEGNTRLLAESKNFVESNDPTGTDAVADGNGHGDWCAACLAARTPSDASLEGFLPAASVLGAKVLNDEGSGSLSDIAAGIRYAADQGVDIINLSLGSPQFSTAIDNALAYSAEQGVIPIVAAGNDRQASRWVATPASSEHTIAVGSTTVAPPEDALSAYYSNIGPHNGLTDNSGGETAGAMPDVAAPGCKLESASGDVLTGTSMAGPVAAGVAGLGVADGRISDLESAREELTRTAEPIPKAAHEEVGAGMPSAANLLSGTEPDEDQEDAETDEAAARGAAYDYLSGSRYTQLVNSF; this is encoded by the coding sequence ATGACACGACACTCCCGACGACAGTTCCTGTATAGTATCGGTGCCGGATCGGTTACACTGGCTTCGCTGTCCCCGACGACCACGCCAGGAATCACGGGCTGGTCGCCACCCGATGACGCGGTGATTCACTCCGACGACCGTCCGAGTTGGATCGTCTCTGTGAGCGGCTCGGACGAGACTGAACGCGAAGATAACCTCGCAGCGCTGGCTGATTGGGTATCCTCCGGTGACGACCGCGAGTCGATCGACGCACGCGAGCACACTGCGAGCGGCATGGCGACGCTCATCGCCCCACCCGGCGATATCGGCGTCCGAAACCGCGAACGGTGGCTCGGCGAGGGGCTACAGTCACTCTCCTACATTGAGTCGATCGAACTCAACCGAACGGTCAGTCTCGCCGACCCACTCACGCCGGGCACCTCGAGCGAATGGACATCGCCGGGCGCACTCGAATCGGTGCTCCTCTCGACGTTCAGCGAGGGCGTCCCCGAGGCCGACGGCGTGGCCTTCGATTCGGATATGGAGCAAGACGCCATGCTCGCGGCTCGAGAGGCGACCGCCGCAACCAGCGTCGACGTGACACTCCCCGATACGTCGACCGTGACGGTCGCAGTCGGCGATACGGGCGTGACCGATGCTGCCTATCTGGATGATTCGGAGGGGAACACGCGGCTACTCGCGGAATCGAAGAACTTCGTCGAGAGCAACGATCCGACCGGCACCGACGCCGTGGCGGACGGCAACGGTCACGGGGATTGGTGCGCCGCCTGCCTTGCGGCCCGAACGCCGTCGGACGCCTCGCTCGAGGGATTCCTCCCCGCCGCATCCGTACTCGGCGCGAAGGTCTTGAACGACGAGGGCAGCGGCTCACTCTCGGATATCGCCGCCGGAATCCGATACGCGGCGGACCAGGGCGTAGATATCATCAATCTCTCGCTCGGAAGCCCACAGTTCAGCACGGCGATCGACAACGCGCTCGCCTACTCGGCCGAACAGGGCGTGATCCCGATCGTGGCCGCGGGGAACGACAGGCAGGCGTCCCGATGGGTCGCCACGCCGGCCTCGAGCGAGCACACGATCGCCGTCGGATCGACGACGGTCGCCCCACCCGAAGACGCACTAAGCGCGTACTACTCGAACATCGGCCCGCACAACGGGCTCACGGACAACTCCGGGGGCGAGACGGCCGGGGCAATGCCCGACGTGGCCGCGCCGGGGTGCAAGCTCGAGAGCGCGTCGGGCGACGTACTCACGGGGACGAGCATGGCCGGGCCGGTCGCGGCTGGCGTCGCTGGCCTTGGGGTCGCCGACGGTCGAATCTCGGACCTCGAAAGCGCGCGCGAGGAACTAACTCGGACGGCCGAACCCATCCCGAAAGCCGCCCACGAGGAGGTCGGCGCGGGGATGCCGTCGGCCGCGAACTTACTTTCGGGCACTGAACCCGACGAGGATCAAGAAGACGCCGAAACCGACGAGGCGGCGGCGAGGGGCGCGGCCTACGACTACTTATCCGGGAGTCGTTACACGCAACTCGTTAATTCGTTCTAA
- a CDS encoding HNH endonuclease, producing the protein MPGQSHKYSKAELLEEIERVADEIDRTPRTKDINSHAKFHTSTLLRRFDSYSAALQEAGFEPNHKPSIEVECDNCGTEFSRIQSEVEGKENLFCTQDCQTEFLNKTDIRAGENHPCWKGGDVTVECSNCGAELARTRHRVNRCDEFFCDGDCKGQWQSENVSGESHPSYSRAEVPCSNCGEQVAKMQSFLEAGMQPFCGKECHDEWQQEFAPTGSDHPNYARIETECGQCDKELQLRPYEYNPEGENFCDMECYSDHLSDQTGEKHPNWKPKVTVECAYCGCDIDKIPSEAKKHDRFYCSIECNRQWKRENWKGENAPNWQGGWNDYYGPNWEKQRRKARENDDFACQGCGLTQLEHLERWGERLHVHHIVPFREHEGYEKANALDNLVTLCRKCHHSKWEGIPLRPQLAASD; encoded by the coding sequence ATGCCGGGCCAATCCCACAAATATTCCAAGGCGGAACTTCTGGAGGAAATCGAGCGAGTAGCCGATGAAATCGACAGAACGCCACGGACCAAGGACATCAACTCTCACGCAAAATTCCACACCTCTACGCTGTTGAGGCGATTCGACTCGTATTCGGCAGCACTTCAGGAAGCAGGGTTCGAACCCAACCACAAGCCGAGCATTGAGGTCGAGTGCGATAATTGTGGAACAGAGTTCTCCCGAATACAGTCCGAGGTCGAAGGGAAAGAGAACCTGTTTTGCACACAAGACTGCCAAACAGAGTTCTTGAACAAAACGGACATTCGGGCGGGTGAAAACCATCCCTGTTGGAAGGGCGGCGATGTCACTGTCGAGTGTAGTAATTGTGGGGCGGAATTGGCCCGGACGCGTCACCGAGTAAATCGTTGTGACGAGTTCTTTTGCGACGGCGACTGCAAAGGCCAATGGCAGTCGGAAAACGTTTCGGGAGAATCTCACCCCTCTTACTCAAGGGCCGAAGTCCCATGTTCGAATTGTGGCGAACAAGTCGCCAAAATGCAGTCGTTTTTAGAAGCGGGCATGCAGCCGTTTTGCGGCAAAGAGTGCCACGACGAGTGGCAGCAAGAATTTGCACCAACTGGCTCTGACCATCCGAATTACGCACGAATTGAGACGGAGTGCGGTCAGTGCGACAAGGAATTACAACTGAGACCTTACGAGTACAATCCGGAGGGTGAGAACTTCTGCGACATGGAGTGCTACTCGGATCACCTTTCAGATCAAACAGGGGAGAAACACCCCAACTGGAAACCGAAAGTAACTGTCGAGTGTGCTTACTGCGGGTGTGATATCGACAAAATACCATCCGAGGCCAAGAAGCACGATCGTTTCTACTGTAGCATCGAGTGCAACCGCCAATGGAAACGCGAAAATTGGAAAGGTGAAAACGCTCCGAATTGGCAGGGTGGATGGAATGACTATTACGGGCCAAATTGGGAAAAACAACGGCGAAAGGCGCGCGAAAACGACGATTTCGCCTGCCAAGGATGTGGACTGACACAACTAGAGCACTTGGAACGATGGGGCGAGCGGCTACATGTCCATCACATCGTTCCCTTCCGCGAACATGAGGGCTACGAGAAAGCGAACGCACTCGACAACCTCGTAACGCTCTGCCGGAAGTGCCACCATTCCAAATGGGAGGGCATCCCGCTTCGGCCACAGCTCGCCGCGTCCGACTAA